In one Sesamum indicum cultivar Zhongzhi No. 13 linkage group LG12, S_indicum_v1.0, whole genome shotgun sequence genomic region, the following are encoded:
- the LOC105175590 gene encoding ras-related protein RABA1f-like: MGAYRADEDYDYLFKVVLIGDSGVGKSNLLSRFTKNEFSQESKSTIGVEFATRSIQVDDKVVKAQIWDTAGQERYRAITSAYYRGAVGALLVYDVTRNVTFQNVERWLKELRGHTDTNIVIMLVGNKADLRHLRAVPTQEAKDFAEREKTFFMETSALEALNVDQAFTEVLTQIYHVVSRKALDIGDDPTALPKGQTINIGSKDDVSAVKNTGCCS; this comes from the exons ATGGGGGCGTACAGAGCGGATGAAGATTACGATTACCTGTTCAAGGTGGTGCTGATTGGTGATTCCGGCGTCGGAAAATCCAACCTATTGTCCCGCTTCACCAAGAATGAGTTTAGCCAGGAGTCGAAATCCACCATCGGCGTTGAGTTCGCCACGCGTTCCATTCAAGTTGATGACAAGGTTGTCAAGGCCCAGATTTGGGACACCGCCGGCCAAGAAAG GTATCGTGCAATTACTAGCGCCTATTACAGAGGAGCAGTCGGGGCCTTACTCGTCTATGATGTCACTCGCAACGTGACATTCCAGAATGTGGAAAGATGGTTGAAGGAGCTTCGAGGCCACACAGACACCAACATTGTGATCATGCTGGTAGGAAACAAGGCAGATCTTCGTCACCTGCGAGCCGTTCCCACACAGGAAGCCAAAGATTTTGCTGAAAGGGAAAAAACCTTTTTCATGGAAACTTCAGCTCTCGAAGCTTTGAACGTTGATCAAGCATTCACAGAAGTTTTGACACAAATCTATCATGTGGTGAGTAGGAAGGCTCTTGACATTGGGGATGACCCTACTGCACTGCCCAAGGGACAAACAATTAATATTGGATCAAAAGATGATGTATCAGCTGTGAAGAATACTGGATGCTGCTCTTAA
- the LOC105175586 gene encoding uncharacterized protein LOC105175586 isoform X2 — protein sequence MALAPTSSLLIPFSPSSTSPFQTYAISFPKLPLCPPRSFRSLIASASSYNPPPSEQAILEAIADSDATQISLPVVRTFENDLARLTLVGAVDFQQALTAAAADGGEAADEHLSSGLAAMVVETIFPGPSNDHSTVSTRLFLPARKVKEKATKLKKSLTKEMLHGAMSKNILAMTFRQVVIQQLWSLELALFRPGTERDMDNFENPRDVPVSLTLHSSDERVISEIGDVVCRAVLETTERHFLHDSTNRESIMFISWFNKHKPISSRNSSVVLYNLLEHEILANSSILLKKFNMGRGVHKLKGTNLKNSWWPSPAFSKLEKIGGPEFCAWISECVPSYMLEIDANKLSDMKFEGWRKSEANRWEVVLTHSQMVSLADILDMFYEDVFTLPNKRLSCYAVAKSSNLAINKGSSLLKILSIILVSGVFLVTVTVLRKLYLPHLPIRKNYIRENSQIPLSDVRFAPRHSVEIPELETCSLSIIRRIKNSFGWPGEIRINSNACAWTGELPKFLRKVDDTDSNMFDILSPSIPPGASNEETTALEDIASYQVVLSTDGNIIGFQPTNRIAVNNWAANPLAKELYGGKNLSPGLVEPGLKISHPIGVVVLELLMSLNPSSNFALVRPVDISGQLN from the exons ATGGCGCTCGCTCCTACATCCTCTCTGCTCATCCCTTTCTCTCCCTCCTCCACTTCTCCCTTTCAAACCTATGCGATTTCATTCCCTAAACTACCCCTCTGTCCTCCCAGGAGTTTCCGCTCTCTCATCGCCTCGGCTTCCTCCTACAACCCACCCCCGTCTGAGCAAGCAATTCTTGAAGCTATAGCCGATTCCGATGCCACTCAAATCTCCCTACCAGTCGTCAGGACATTCGAGAACGACTTGGCCCGGCTTACCCTAGTTGGCGCCGTCGACTTCCAGCAAGCCCTTACTGCAGCCGCTGCAGACGGCGGAGAAGCTGCCGACGAGCATTTATCCTCCGGACTCGCCGCCATGGTCGTGGAAACCATATTTCCTGGCCCTTCCAACGACCACAGCACCGTGTCCACACGATTA tTTTTACCGGCTAGGAAAGTTAAAGAGAAAGCTACAAAGCTCAAGAAGTCGCTGACAAAAGAAATGTTGCATGGTGCCATGTCAAAGAATATACTTGCGATGACCTTCCGACAAGTAGTTATACAGCAGCTTTGGAGTCTCGAACTAGCACTTTTTCGCCCTGGAACTGAAAGAGATATGGATAATTTCGAGAATCCGAGAGAC GTACCTGTATCGCTAACACTCCACTCGTCAGATGAACGGGTCATTTCTGAAATTGGAGATGTTGTCTGCCGTGCTGTCCTTGAAACCACCGAAAGACATTTTCTGCATGATTCAACGAACCGAGAATCGATTATGTTCATCAGTTGGTTTAACAAGCATAAACCGATTTCATCAAGGAATTCCTCTGTTGTTTTATATAATCTCCTTGAACATGAGATACTTGCCAATTCCAGTAtactgttaaaaaaattcaacatggGAAGGGGAGTACATAAGCTCAAGGGCACAAACTTGAAGAACAGTTGGTGGCCGTCACCTGCATTCTCAAAGTTGGAAAAGATTGGTGGTCCTGAGTTTTGTGCTTGGATAAGTGAATGTGTGCCGTCTTACATGTTGGAAATTGACGCTAATAAACTTAGTGACATGAAGTTCGAAGGTTGGAGAAAATCAGAGGCCAATAGATGGGAAGTTGTTCTTACTCATTCCCAAATG GTTAGTTTGGCAGACATTTTAGATATGTTCTATGAGGATGTCTTCACATTGCCTAATAAGAGATTATCATGTTATGCAGTTGCAAAATCATCCAACTTGGCCATCAACAAG GGAAGTTCCTTGTTGAAGATATTGTCAATTATCCTTGTGAGTGGGGTGTTTCTAGTGACCGTCACTGTTCTCAGAAAACTTTATCTCCCTCATCTGCCTATTAGAAAGAATTATATTCGAGAAAACTCTCAAATTCCATTGTCTGACGTTCGCTTTGCTCCTCGTCATTCTGTGGAAATCCCCGAG TTGGAAACATGCTCCCTCTCTATAATTAGAAGGATCAAGAATTCTTTTGGTTGGCCTGGAGAAATAAGGATAAACTCTAATGCTTGTGCGTGGACTGGAGAACTCCCTAAATTCCTGAGGAAAGTGGATGACACTGACTCCAATATGTTTGACATTTTATCTCCTTCAATACCACCGGGAGCAAGTAATGAAGAGACGACGGCATTAGAAGATATTGCTAGTTATCAG GTTGTGCTGTCAACTGATGGAAATATCATAGGGTTTCAACCTACTAATCGAATTGCTGTTAACAATTGGGCAGCGAATCCATTAGCCAAAGAGTTGTACGGCGGAAAGAATCTTTCTCCTG GCTTGGTAGAACCTGGGCTGAAGATAAGTCACCCGATTGGAGTGGTAGTGTTGGAGCTGTTGATGTCATTGAATCCCAGTTCCAATTTTGCATTGGTTAGGCCTGTCGATATTAGTGGACAACTTAATTGA
- the LOC105175587 gene encoding transcription factor VOZ1, producing SGTCKSASHQLFKDRAKNRVDDLQGMFSDLQSARKESRTIDVAVLEEQVHQMLREWKAELNEPSPASSLQQGGSLGFSSEICRLLQLCEEEDDATSALAAPKPDPDAQKVMDGSISQEGFNVSNVPQEQGFQLVDQCKSVGMGVNNMGMPNMNLATQLDYHSFDFHQEFDQQYFSGFDGTGYVGEDGITQISGYQQNICPPPSAFLGPKCALWDCPRPALGLDWCQKSDDYCSIYHAGLAPSEGYPGRPPVVRPGGIGLKDNLLFAALGAKAQGKDVGIPECEGAATAKSPWNAPELFDLAVLEGETIREWLFFDKPRRAFESGNRKQRSLPDYNGRGWHESRKQVMNEFGGLKRSYYMDPQPMENFEWHLYEYEINKYDACALYRLEVKRVDGKKTPKGKVGNDSVADLQKQMGRLTAEFPNEKQRTIRGRGKTNLKDGTGNIYSASNALGSPAEGFDYARGAPYDYLVDDISAYYLT from the exons AGCGGTACATGCAAATCAGCATCGCACCAGCTCTTCAAGGATAGAGCAAAGAACCGCGTGGATGATCTACAGGGCATGTTCAGTGATCTCCAATCAGCCAGGAAGGAGAGCCGCACGATCGATGTGGCTGTGCTTGAGGAGCAAGTTCATCAGATGCTCCGCGAATGGAAGGCTGAGCTCAATGAGCCCTCCCCAGCTTCTTCATTGCAGCAG GGAGGGAGCCTGGGCTTTTCATCCGAGATTTGTAGGCTACTGCAGCTCTGTGAGGAGGAAGATGATGCAACTAGTGCATTAGCTGCGCCAAAGCCAGATCCTGACGCGCAAAAGGTTATGGATGGATCTATCTCTCAAGAG GGTTTTAATGTATCCAACGTTCCGCAAGAACAAGGCTTCCAGTTGGTTGATCAGTGCAAAAGCGTTGGTATGGGAGTTAACAATATGGGAATGCCTAATATGAATTTGGCAACACAATTAGATTatcattcatttgattttcatCAAGAGTTTGATCAGCAGTATTTCTCTGGGTTTGATGGTACTGGTTATGTTGGGGAGGATGGTATAACACAGATTTCTGGCTATCAACAGAATATCTGCCCTCCACCTTCTGCGTTTTTAGGGCCAAAATGTGCCCTCTGGGATTGCCCCAGACCAGCACTAGGGTTAGACTGGTGCCAAAAATCTGATGACTATTGCAGTATTTATCATGCTGGGCTTGCACCCAGTGAAGGCTATCCTGGTAGGCCTCCAGTTGTACGACCTGGAGGCATAGGCTTAAaggataatttactttttgctGCTCTTGGCGCAAAGGCGCAAGGGAAAGATGTTGGTATTCCTGAGTGCGAGGGTGCTGCTACTGCAAAATCTCCTTGGAATGCACCTG AGCTCTTTGATCTTGCTGTATTGGAAGGTGAAACAATAAGGGAGTGGCTATTTTTTGACAAGCCTCGTAGAGCTTTTGAGAGTGGAAACAGGAAGCAGCGTTCCCTTCCAGATTACAATGGAAGGGGCTGGCATGAGTCAAGGAAACAGGTGATGAATGAATTTGGAGGTTTGAAGAGATCCTACTACATGGACCCTCAGccaatggaaaattttgaatggcACCTTTACGAATATGAAATCAACAAATATGATGCCTGTGCATTATATAGGCTGGAAGTCAAGCGTGTTGATGGGAAGAAAACTCCCAAAGGGAAAGTAGGCAATGATTCTGTAGCTGATCTGCAAAAGCAAATGGGTAGGCTGACTGCTGAGTTCCCAAACGAGAAGCAGCGCACTATTAGAGGAAGGGGAAAAACCAATTTGAAGGACGGAACTGGAAACATTTATTCTGCTTCTAATGCATTGGGGAGTCCAGCTGAAGGGTTCGATTATGCAAGAGGTGCACCATATGATTATCTTGTGGATGATATCAGTGCATACTACTTAACGTGA
- the LOC105175586 gene encoding uncharacterized protein LOC105175586 isoform X1: MALAPTSSLLIPFSPSSTSPFQTYAISFPKLPLCPPRSFRSLIASASSYNPPPSEQAILEAIADSDATQISLPVVRTFENDLARLTLVGAVDFQQALTAAAADGGEAADEHLSSGLAAMVVETIFPGPSNDHSTVSTRLFLPARKVKEKATKLKKSLTKEMLHGAMSKNILAMTFRQVVIQQLWSLELALFRPGTERDMDNFENPRDQVPVSLTLHSSDERVISEIGDVVCRAVLETTERHFLHDSTNRESIMFISWFNKHKPISSRNSSVVLYNLLEHEILANSSILLKKFNMGRGVHKLKGTNLKNSWWPSPAFSKLEKIGGPEFCAWISECVPSYMLEIDANKLSDMKFEGWRKSEANRWEVVLTHSQMVSLADILDMFYEDVFTLPNKRLSCYAVAKSSNLAINKGSSLLKILSIILVSGVFLVTVTVLRKLYLPHLPIRKNYIRENSQIPLSDVRFAPRHSVEIPELETCSLSIIRRIKNSFGWPGEIRINSNACAWTGELPKFLRKVDDTDSNMFDILSPSIPPGASNEETTALEDIASYQVVLSTDGNIIGFQPTNRIAVNNWAANPLAKELYGGKNLSPGLVEPGLKISHPIGVVVLELLMSLNPSSNFALVRPVDISGQLN; this comes from the exons ATGGCGCTCGCTCCTACATCCTCTCTGCTCATCCCTTTCTCTCCCTCCTCCACTTCTCCCTTTCAAACCTATGCGATTTCATTCCCTAAACTACCCCTCTGTCCTCCCAGGAGTTTCCGCTCTCTCATCGCCTCGGCTTCCTCCTACAACCCACCCCCGTCTGAGCAAGCAATTCTTGAAGCTATAGCCGATTCCGATGCCACTCAAATCTCCCTACCAGTCGTCAGGACATTCGAGAACGACTTGGCCCGGCTTACCCTAGTTGGCGCCGTCGACTTCCAGCAAGCCCTTACTGCAGCCGCTGCAGACGGCGGAGAAGCTGCCGACGAGCATTTATCCTCCGGACTCGCCGCCATGGTCGTGGAAACCATATTTCCTGGCCCTTCCAACGACCACAGCACCGTGTCCACACGATTA tTTTTACCGGCTAGGAAAGTTAAAGAGAAAGCTACAAAGCTCAAGAAGTCGCTGACAAAAGAAATGTTGCATGGTGCCATGTCAAAGAATATACTTGCGATGACCTTCCGACAAGTAGTTATACAGCAGCTTTGGAGTCTCGAACTAGCACTTTTTCGCCCTGGAACTGAAAGAGATATGGATAATTTCGAGAATCCGAGAGAC CAGGTACCTGTATCGCTAACACTCCACTCGTCAGATGAACGGGTCATTTCTGAAATTGGAGATGTTGTCTGCCGTGCTGTCCTTGAAACCACCGAAAGACATTTTCTGCATGATTCAACGAACCGAGAATCGATTATGTTCATCAGTTGGTTTAACAAGCATAAACCGATTTCATCAAGGAATTCCTCTGTTGTTTTATATAATCTCCTTGAACATGAGATACTTGCCAATTCCAGTAtactgttaaaaaaattcaacatggGAAGGGGAGTACATAAGCTCAAGGGCACAAACTTGAAGAACAGTTGGTGGCCGTCACCTGCATTCTCAAAGTTGGAAAAGATTGGTGGTCCTGAGTTTTGTGCTTGGATAAGTGAATGTGTGCCGTCTTACATGTTGGAAATTGACGCTAATAAACTTAGTGACATGAAGTTCGAAGGTTGGAGAAAATCAGAGGCCAATAGATGGGAAGTTGTTCTTACTCATTCCCAAATG GTTAGTTTGGCAGACATTTTAGATATGTTCTATGAGGATGTCTTCACATTGCCTAATAAGAGATTATCATGTTATGCAGTTGCAAAATCATCCAACTTGGCCATCAACAAG GGAAGTTCCTTGTTGAAGATATTGTCAATTATCCTTGTGAGTGGGGTGTTTCTAGTGACCGTCACTGTTCTCAGAAAACTTTATCTCCCTCATCTGCCTATTAGAAAGAATTATATTCGAGAAAACTCTCAAATTCCATTGTCTGACGTTCGCTTTGCTCCTCGTCATTCTGTGGAAATCCCCGAG TTGGAAACATGCTCCCTCTCTATAATTAGAAGGATCAAGAATTCTTTTGGTTGGCCTGGAGAAATAAGGATAAACTCTAATGCTTGTGCGTGGACTGGAGAACTCCCTAAATTCCTGAGGAAAGTGGATGACACTGACTCCAATATGTTTGACATTTTATCTCCTTCAATACCACCGGGAGCAAGTAATGAAGAGACGACGGCATTAGAAGATATTGCTAGTTATCAG GTTGTGCTGTCAACTGATGGAAATATCATAGGGTTTCAACCTACTAATCGAATTGCTGTTAACAATTGGGCAGCGAATCCATTAGCCAAAGAGTTGTACGGCGGAAAGAATCTTTCTCCTG GCTTGGTAGAACCTGGGCTGAAGATAAGTCACCCGATTGGAGTGGTAGTGTTGGAGCTGTTGATGTCATTGAATCCCAGTTCCAATTTTGCATTGGTTAGGCCTGTCGATATTAGTGGACAACTTAATTGA
- the LOC105175589 gene encoding 28 kDa heat- and acid-stable phosphoprotein — translation MGRGKFKGKPTGRRHFSTPEEMLAGSSTRPRTFKKEQAEAEEDETSDVQFEEESEDESEKAKGPQAVIQIENPNLVKPKNLKARDVDIEKTTELSRREREEIERQRAHERYMRLQEQGKTEQARKDLERLALIRQQRAEAAKKREEEKAAKEQKKMEARK, via the exons ATGGGAAGAGGGAAGTTCAAGGGCAAGCCCACTGGGCGCCGCCATTTCTCCACCCCCGAAGAGATGT TGGCTGGTAGCTCCACTCGTCCTCGTACATTCAAGAAG GAGCAAGCTGAGGCGGAAGAAGATGAGACGTCTGATGTGCAGTTCGAAGAGGAATCCGAGGACGAATCTGAA AAAGCGAAAGGCCCCCAAGCTGTCATTCAGATTGAAAATCCCAATCTGGTGAAGCCAAAGAACTTGAAAGCACGTGATGTTGAT ATAGAGAAAACAACTGAGCTATCGAGGCGTGAAAG AGAGGAGATTGAAAGGCAGCGAGCTCATGAAAGGTATATGAGGCTGCAAGAACAAGGAAAGACTGAACAAGCAAGGAAAGATTTAG AACGTTTGGCCCTTATAAGACAACAAAGAGCTGAAGCTGCTAAGAAGCGTGAAGAGGAGAAAGCTG CCaaagaacaaaagaagatGGAAGCCCGCAAATGA
- the LOC105175585 gene encoding OPA3-like protein gives MVLPLLKLGTLALKTLSKPIAARLKKEAGLHPKFRNIIVSVAQANHRITTTMQRRIYGHATDVEIRPLNEEKAVQAAVDLMGEVFVFSVAVAALIFEVQRSSRSEAKKEELRKQEMEGMRQRDEELAKEVELLKQKLAEIEHIARGRGLAGVFNFRHSHIEETKPTPAA, from the exons ATGGTCCTTCCTCTATTGAAGCTCGGAACGCTTGCCCTAAAAACTCTGAGCAAACCGATTGCCGCGAGGCTCAAGAAAGAGGCTGGACTCCACCCCAAGTTCAGAAATATCATCGTCAGCGTGGCTCAG GCCAATCACCGGATCACAACAACGATGCAACGGCGTATATATGGTCATGCGACTGATGTTGAAATTCGACCTTTGAATGAAGAGAAAGCTGTTCAAGCTGCAGTGGATCTCATGGGGGAAGTTTTTGTGTTCTCG GTGGCAGTAGCTGCGCTGATCTTTGAGGTGCAAAGAAGTTCTCGTTCAGAAGCAAAAAAGGAGGAACTCCGCAAACAAGAAATGGAG GGAATGAGGCAACGAGATGAAGAGTTAGCGAAAGAGGTGGAGCTTCTGAAGCAAAAACTAGCAGAGATTGAACATATAGCCAGGGGACGTGGGCTTGCCGGTGTCTTTAATTTCAGACATTCTCATATTGAAGAAACCAAGCCGACGCCTGCAGCTTGA
- the LOC105175588 gene encoding anthocyanidin 3-O-glucoside 2''-O-glucosyltransferase-like gives MAGSGSGTGTGTDHNDSLTILMYPLFAMGHLTPYLLTANKLAQRGHKVFIVVPPKSQSKLRPLNLHPDLIQFKPISIPRVEGLPPDVETTADITIMEHDLLLHALDLTQPAIESMLSDLQPHFVFFDFMHWLPGLARSLKIKSVYYSPASPAAVGFLFAEGPFVEDLMNGPPGFPTRIRLYKHAALQLMWFNAAKGRGSGITLRQRFMAGMWESDAIGFATCEETEGIYCQFLENKFDKPILLAGPTVQKIQISSLEEKWATWLGKFKPKSVVFCAFGSEAVLEKDQFEQLLLGLELTGLPFLAALKPPSGVDSVEEALPNGFKERSGERGVVYGGWVPQPLILNHPCVGCFVTHCGYGSSWEGLMSECQLVLLSQQGDQYVDAKLLSGDLGVGVEIEKGDEDGRFTREAVSGAIMGAMGDQSEVGKRVRAKHDEWRELLFGEGFQDSYLDNFVGRLSALL, from the coding sequence ATGGCTGGCAGTGGCAGTGGCACTGGCACCGGCACTGATCACAATGATTCCCTTACCATTTTGATGTACCCATTGTTTGCGATGGGCCATCTCACTCCCTACCTTCTCACGGCCAACAAACTTGCTCAGAGGGGCCACAAAGTCTTCATAGTTGTCCCACCCAAGTCCCAATCCAAATTACGCCCACTAAACCTTCACCCCGACCTCATCCAGTTCAAGCCTATTTCCATCCCACGAGTTGAAGGCCTGCCGCCGGACGTCGAAACCACCGCTGATATCACCATTATGGAGCACGATCTCCTGCTGCACGCCCTTGATCTCACGCAGCCAGCGATCGAATCTATGCTCTCTGATTTGCAGCcccattttgttttcttcgATTTTATGCATTGGCTGCCGGGCTTGGCTCGTAGTCTCAAAATCAAGTCTGTTTACTATAGCCCTGCAAGCCCCGCCGCTGTGGGTTTCTTGTTTGCTGAAGGGCCGTTTGTCGAGGATCTGATGAACGGTCCTCCGGGTTTTCCGACGCGAATCAGGCTGTATAAACACGCCGCCCTCCAGCTTATGTGGTTTAACGCTGCAAAGGGAAGGGGGAGCGGCATAACGCTGAGACAGCGCTTTATGGCTGGAATGTGGGAGAGTGATGCAATTGGATTCGCGACTTGTGAAGAAACTGAGGGAATTTACTGccaatttcttgaaaacaaGTTTGACAAACCAATCCTACTCGCTGGCCCAACGGTGCAGAAAATACAAATCTCGAGTCTGGAAGAGAAGTGGGCTACTTGGCTGGGCAAATTTAAACCCAAGAGCGTGGTTTTTTGCGCGTTTGGCAGCGAAGCTGTACTAGAAAAGGATCAATTCGAACAACTTTTACTGGGTTTGGAGCTAACGGGTCTTCCTTTTTTGGCGGCTTTAAAGCCACCTTCCGGAGTTGACTCAGTAGAAGAAGCTTTACCTAATGGGTTCAAAGAGAGAAGTGGAGAAAGAGGGGTTGTGTACGGAGGGTGGGTGCCGCAACCACTGATCTTGAATCATCCTTGTGTTGGATGCTTCGTCACTCATTGCGGGTACGGATCGAGTTGGGAGGGACTGATGAGCGAGTGCCAATTGGTGCTGCTGTCGCAACAAGGTGATCAGTACGTGGACGCGAAATTGCTGAGTGGAGATCTGGGAGTTGGAGTGGAGATTGAGAAAGGAGATGAAGATGGGCGGTTCACGAGGGAAGCGGTGAGTGGGGCTATAATGGGGGCGATGGGGGATCAAAGTGAAGTAGGGAAGCGGGTGAGAGCTAAACATGATGAATGGAGGGAGTTGTTGTTCGGAGAAGGGTTTCAAGATTCTTACTTGGATAACTTCGTTGGCAGATTGTCGGCCCTTTTGTAG